TCCAAGCCAGTGTAAACATAATTACCATTTCAAAACATAACAAGTATCCCAATTTCCAGAACGTAATAATGATTCAGACTTCTAAGTGCTTACCCATGGTAACAATTCAATTAACtagttattttttagaataattttgatGCTGTGAATTCCTCAATCATGGTCTCTGGggtattgtttttgtttctattgCTGTTTTTATATCTTTCTATGCTTGAATTGTGCATTATGTAATCTCTTGGCTGTAGTTTTATGTGATGTTAACATTTCATAGTTAAAGAAAGTCTCTCTAAATATACATTGATTTAAATCCAATGAGGCACACACCTTGCACCTGTGGTTTGTCTTGGCCATGGGTTATACATTACATTAACCAAAGTAGTGtgtttttttccataaatttgAACAACCATTTTCCAATTGGAagactaaatattgaaaaaatgttTACGTAGTTCCGAATTcaagattgaaaagaaaaagatacaTTATTGGGCTTTGCATTAATAGCTAGTTGCGATAGCCTGAAAAGGCACCAAATACATGTAGAGGTCTTGTGGGATCCGAAATCGCTTGGGAGGGAGAAATTCTGTGACATTAATAAAGGAGGACTCATCTAATAtatttagatgcattttaaagGGATGAAGGTTAGTTGATAAGTGTTGTGTTGGGTCCATAGTGGACTATATCTTCATAGGATTAGCAATTTGCGAACAATGTATTAGGCGAATCCCCATCAGGAAATGCATGGAGTTTGGCCACTTTTGGGAGGGTGAATGTGAGATTATACATCACTTAGGAGGAAGAAGTTTCTAGCACTCGTAACTGAAAATCCTCTAGTATGTATGTgtgttttaaagccatgagagATAATGCTcccaaagtggacaatatctgtACAGGATGAGCTTACCATGACAAATTAGCTTCCTCAATGCTTATGctttaatattgaaattatttatgacTTAAATTATTCATATCTATGTTCCTTTTTCGTTGTTATTTTTAAATGCACATACAGTATAGAgatcagttttttattttttatattttatgttggACATTAACTACTGAATCTACACTGTGCCAATATGCTGGAGCACTGCTGTAGAGATTTTATtactatctctctctctccctctctctctctctcattttatttaCTTCATAGCCTATTTTATGTGTCATTTCACTATTTAACACTTTGaacattttgttctttttttatcaACAGGGGGAACCTAAGTCTCACACTTCTGCCGACATCTGAAATGCGCATTGCATTCATTGGGGATGATGGTTACACAGAGAGGCTGTCTACCTTAAGTAGTATTTCCCAGTGCTCTGCTGTTGCAATTGAAGAAATACCTGCAGACAATTCTGGAAGATCTTTCCTCATAAAGATCCCAGATTGTGAAGTTCTCTATTTTTGGTGCTCTGAAAAGTCAAAGCTCCTGGGCATAGAATTGCTTGCAAAGGTAAATCTGCTTGGTTATTCTGTATGTGGTCAATGCATTCGCCCATGGAAAAGAACAGTGATGAGGAGTATGGAGGCTTTACATCCATGAAAATCGCCTTTATTCCTCAATACCCCACTGTTTTCAATTGTTGGAAGTTTTTTTGGTTCAGTGTCAAATGGGGAAATTTCATCTAGAAAATGAATTTGTAAACAAACACCTCTGGAATATGTTCTCTCTCATTCACTTCCATGAATTGGATCTTTTCCACAAGCTCTCAAGTCATCCTACCATGTCTTCGCCCCTTGGGAGGGCTTTGTCCCTACTCTCCACACCCTTCCCCATTCAAATAACTAAATAGATAAGTAAACCACCATCATTGACAGACACAGACACACCCGCACACACATCAGAGAGAGCTTGAGAGAAGGaataaaagacaaattaaattaattatttatgaattacATAGCAGCTTATGTTCTGCACACTGCACAGTAGCTTACATTCATGGTGTGCATCTGATTCTGACtaatatttctttccttttcccctGTGGAGTAGATGAAGGATTTACTCAAGAGGAAGCCATCTTTAGCTGAATTAACTGGAATCAGTGAGTCGCGTCTTGACTGCTTTGCAACCCACCTCCGTGCCTACCTTGTTGGGTCATCCATGGGCAATGCTCGAGCAAGGCCATCCAATTCACCATCCTCTTCAATGGATACCATAGCTGATCCTTCTGAACTAGGTCAAAATGCTCAATTTTTGCCCTCGTTGTCAAAGCCTTCACGGTCTCGACACAACAGCAGTCAAGCAGTTAAACCAAATTCACTCTATCAATGTAGCCTGAGTCCAAGGCCAAGTTCCTTTAAAGAGGGCCTGCCTAGGAACTTATCATCCTTGAGAAATGCTGCCAGAGAGAAGTTTAAACGGCGTAGTGAAAGCCATTTTTCAGCTGTTGACAATCTGCCTATTGCCTCATGTATCACTATGGATGCACCAAGTTCAAATTCTACTGAAAAGGACAAGCTTCCGGAAGTTGTTGGAACATACCCATTCTCTGAGTCAGATTTTCTGGAATCACTGGGTAAATCTGCTGCTGCACCCTTAATAAGCCCATCATCTCAAATCCCTTCATCTCTCTTGGCACCCTATTATTGTTGGTGTCCCCCACGGGCATCTTCTTTGCAATACACAGTAGCCCCTTCACAGCTGCCTATCATACCTGCTGAATCTTTATCTTTACCCCCACTTTCTTCTTTGTTACCAGCCAGTAGGTCATCCAATTTGTTGACACCAACTCCATCTCTCAATGTCTCAGGCGTTCCCTCAGTAGACTTCCCAGCTTTCTTGCCTGACCCATTGGTTCGATTGCCTTTCTCTATGGCAAGTTCTCAACAGATTGCAACTTTCACTCCTTTAATGTGTGATCCTATCGTCCACATTCCTGTTATAGATGTGTGCTCCTCAGGTCAAGGGTACCTGGTTAGTGCGGGTCCCACCATATCAACCACCATTCCTCCCTTGCACCCAAAACTTGTGAACCCATTGATCCCAGAAACTGAGTCTGCAGTAGAAAAAGGTGCAAGAGAGACTTTGCGGCTGCTCATCAATAGTTCAAGCCAGAATAATCCACAGTTGATGGATGTATTGCCAGCTGTTCTGACAAATGCTGATGAGAAACACAGTCTACTGGTTGTGGGAAGCCGAGGTCTCTACAATGGAACTAGAGATGTTGATGCTATTGCAAACAGCATTGTAGGCATGAGCTTGGTTTCACTATCTGGGAGATCTATTGGATCTAGTGTCATGAGGAGTGGAGATTTGGGTTCTCAGGCGGAGCATGCTGTTGGGTCCTTTGAATCTTGTTTGGATGACCAGGAAGGTTCCTATTTTCCAGAGTTGAGGGAAGAAAAAGAGTGACGGAGGGAGGAGAGAAATCCATTATGTTTAGAAGACATTACCATATCCTTTGTTATTTCATGTGGGTGTGTGTTACTTTTGTAAATCTCTTCTTTGGGCCCTGAAAATGTAGATATGTGTGGGTAGGCTTTACCCTTACTAGAGATTGTAATTGATGTACATCAAGCCATTTGTGTGGTGGTGTTGTCAATGCATATTATTCTGGTGTTGATTAGAAAGCTAAAGAATTTTGGGTTACTTTGTGGTTGTCCATGGCATGTAGCTATCATCACTTCTGCTCTTGGTTGCTTGTGTTTTAGTGACTTGGAATCGGGTATGGGTGGTTTTCTAGTCTGGTTGAGTCACCCTGAGTTGTGAACCTAAGCTGAACATCCTCCAAGCTCTTAAGACAGTGGTGTGGTGTGCTTTTGGCATAAAGGTCTGTTCTGCAAAGGCTGAAACGGCATTATTATAaattggaaagcaaaaaaaatttgCTTCGCCTAGGTTAGTAACTGTGAGGGTTGGTTCCGTTTTAAGGacagatgaataaataaatagataagaaGTCTAAATTTGGGCATTATCTCATATGATCTGAAAACAACAAAGTGGGGTTTAAATCAGCCATCGCAGTTGGATTGTAGTACTTGAGAACTAATTCGTATATATGGGTGATAGAACAGTACCATTTTGTCATTAAACCACTCTCAATTGGACGTAATATTATAGATTCTTTAGTTGTTTTGATCTGCACTACATAAAGGCTTGTTGCCAGAAATAATCATTATAGAAAAAATGAAGCAATGCCTATACGAACTCAATTCATTATAGACAAGAAAGTGAAATATATTCGGTTTGAAGGGCTTTGGCTCTCTCATTCATTGAATTGAACCTGGTCCGTCCAGCCCCTAAGTGCATCTATTTTGATGATTGATGATTGATGATGATGGTCTACACACGCTCACCGCCTGAGATCAACTCCCAATTTTAAAAGGCTCCCATATATAATGGACTTCTCCAGAGAATGTGGAGAATTCTAGAAGATGGACAGTACAATGATTAAAAATCCTGACGATTTATAGCTCTAAATTCTCTCAAACCGCCCAATCGAATGAAGGACAGTAAAGAAACCATACGCACGGTACATGTCCATTCAACAGCACGAAGATATGAATGAATTCATGTGTAGCCTCTCATAACATGGAAAGCAACTTCCTGCCTCATAGTCTTGAGAATTGTAAGTGGTATGATGTGAAAGCACAATATCGATGATGGCCCAAACCCCAACATTCAATCGTGCCCTGTCTCATTCAGAAGGAACCCATCTCATGTCTTGGAAAGCTATTGGATATTTGGATTTCTAAGTGATGCCTCCACCAGGACCACCACCCCATAATTCTCACATCCTCTTCTCCTCCTCACTTACCCTTGCTTTGCTTTACACTTGTATCATCGTCATTATCAGTActattattgttgtttttcGAACAATTTATTAATCCAATGACCCTGTTTTTTTGACACTACTACTATTGAGtattaaagtaataaatataaaaaattagaggaaGTTTCGGAGAAACAGACCAAGGGCAAGGTACTTGCTGAGAGGATAATGccttattataataataatcataataataataataataatggaaggGAAAGTAGCAATGACCACATTGAAATACAAATGTATGGAGTATGCCTAACGGTGTTGTTTCTATATGTATATGTAACTTTGTAagtgaagaatttgaattgAGTCTTGGGTTTTGTTGGGTTGTAGAGTTGTGTGGAGGCTAAGAATTTTGATGCTCCACCTTATTTGGCTCAAATTGGAATGTGATAAAGAGTAAAAAGCACTCAAACCCATGGCCAAGTTGCATTCCGAATAATACGGTACCCCATGTGGGTAGCTGCAAAGTGGGGTTTTAGTGGCAAATGCAGGCATGACTTTGAGCTATGACTTGCACTGAATCACTCTCCCCCCATGGCAGACCCTTTTGTCATTTTTACTCATTTGAGGCCCAAGAAAGAAAATTGTATCAATATAATGCAAGTTCTTATTTCTTGACCTTGAAATAAGTGGGCATTATGTGGAACCAAGAATGGGGAGGAAGGCCCTCTTGAGAAGGGCAGGGAGGTGTAGGGAATGGTAGTGATGAGCAACTCATAAGGGTGGGATATGTGCAGAATCATGCAGGCTAGAATAGTCTCTGGGCACAAGTGGGGCTGGCTGGGGCTAAGGCTAAGGATTCAAATGAATGGGAACAAATCAGTGAAGGGGCCATCTCTGCTGTGGGCAGCCAAATGAAATGTAGTCTTGTAGCATCACAAACATATCTTCACGGAACAAGGACAATCAAACACCTTAAGATAGCAGAtcaacagaaaaaaaaacagaacaaaAAGGAACAAGAACAATACCTATATTAATTGCAAGTATAGGGAAGAAGAGAATCAAAAAATGCCCAAGAATAACTCTTGAACACAACAAAAAGTGATTTCTGTTTTTTAAACCCCACTTCCTATCAAATGGCTGGAAAAGAGCTTAGGAAAAAGTGGATTCATTCTTACTCTTCCCATGAATGGTGAGTGCTGTGCTGATGCTTCCCCAGCTGGGTCCTCTCATGTAGGGACTATCTACCTTatgaactaaattaaaaaaaaagtacccAATTCTTTTAATCCTTtccaaatcttaattgctacaTACTATGCTTGTACAAAGTACAGTGTCACAGTCAATTTCAATGACcaatgtcacggacttagtcttttcctaaacTCATTTGGCACTTAGACAAGTTAAGACCCTTAATCTTGCTAAGTCAACTTTACTCTCGATGTTTAgtttgctaggctaagatgcacCAAACTTAGAAGCTTTAGAGGGCATAATAGGCAACACTTAAAGAATAGAAGCTTTATTGCTCAAAGGAAATTTCACAAGTGCTTTAGAATTCACTTGGTTGGTTAGGTTATTGGCTGGTATCTTAGCCAAATGAGGCcttaacctatttataggcaccttacGAAGTCTCTAGAACCTTAAAGGGTTctttacaaatcaagaataatttagaagctcctacactaatctatgtacaagATGACTTTGAAAGATTCTAGAACACCCCACACTATTCCAATGCTCTCCTTGCCAAGTGTAGAGATGCGTGGACAACTCTAACCCTTTTTAGAAGCTTCCATATGCTTCCACTTTGTAGGGAAGTGTAGATGTCTATAAGGGTCTCTAGAAGCTTCTcacctcctatataagcccatagAAAGGGTTATTTGAAGTATCCTGTAACACCAAGTTATGGTCCATACCATAACCCACTAAATAAGTAGTTGAATTCAAGCAATCCAATCTCATTTCTCAATTGGAACCCATCACAAAGTGGTCTCAGCTTGTGAATCAACATGCCCACATGGCAAAAATCTCCATATGTACAGATTACAGAAAGCTTCATAATATAACGCCATCTATATAGCTTCTAGCCTTCTACTACTCCACCTTgttgcttttttgttttttctcattttcttatttggttaaaaaatcAGGCATGATGAAGACACGATGTGCACATAAGATTGGTAGAAGTTAAAACGTCTTAGTCTTTGCAAAAGGCATGAATATAaggttaaaattaaataagaaggGGACCATGGTGTTGCACCAGTGGACAGCCACCTAGTCCATGTGAAGGTCAAGAGCCATGTTGCCTTCCCCATTTGAAGATTTCTTGAATGCCTAGGACTATGCTACATTCTAAAGATTATATAACCACTTTTGTTGCTTTCCCACAACACAAGCCACCAAAAAGGTATCATTAGGTTTTCAAAGATATTaaacctttttcctcttttgagTTTTGGACTGGCTTCAATCAAGATGAGTATTCTAATCTCACAAAATCAGTCATTATTGAATTGGATTTGGATCACAACAACGAATTGGTTTGTTTCTAGTGAAGAAActgggaaaaataaaaacttatatttaattatttattaattaattaggcaTTGGTTTGTGTTAGATTCTTtcataatattagaaaaaaaaaagaatattttcccaATAAAGACATGGACAGATCATGAccataataaaagtaaaaaaaaaataaaaataaaaaggaagattGGAATAATTTGTGAATATATTAAGTGTGGTAAtggatatatttaaaaaaaaaaaaaaggttaggtGGAATGGAATGGTGGTGGAGTGGAATGAAGAgaggaaaacaaataaagtgaTAGCTTTATGTAATGTGAATTATTGGTCATAAAGTGAGAAATTCAGTAATGTCTAAAGGGAGATGTGATTTTGAAAAGCCAATGGCACTTGGCGTTTTAAGGGTATGACTGAGAGACAAGAATTATATtctcattttcaattattctacCACACAGGGAGTTGGGGAACTTGGGATCCACTACTATTTCTATCTATTCCCCCACTCCTCACTTTTATTCTCCCAATTTCATATTtcactttccattttttttttacctcacTTTCATCATCTCATatgtacaaaaataaataaataaataaataaaataattcaggTTACCTTTTAAATGTGCAAAAGCTTCAATTGGTTGTTTCATTTACaaattttctacttttgatcATGGATAAAGTTGTGAATatgacaaatattttaatttccacAACACAAAAGTCTTAACATTTGTTtcgaaaaaaacaaaaaaacatatttacatATAAAGATCAGAAAACTTGTGCtactttttttccttattaactAATATGGGATTGGATTAATCCGTTTCGATTAGAGTTGACAAAAGTAGATTTTTTTGAGTACTTGTCTCACCCGAGACATGAcggatttgaaatttaaataaataaattatgatgggtttgagttttttcttttttttttaacttggaTTCAAACATtgatcatatataaaattattttaatttattttaattttttataaaatatttttattttaatgtaataaatttttaaaaataaaaataaaaattattttgaataaatggatTAGTATCTCAACCATCCCCAATTCTTTCTGTCATCCCTAATTTTGGTACCTAAGTTATTTACAACAGTATAAGATGTAGAAATATTTATGAggttgaaattttaaaatttttatggtttaatttttgttttcatagggATGGGGACAGAGTGTAGAACGGGGCTTGGAAAATTAGAAGTCTATAGTCTAGACGTTGAAGTGGCCAAGTGAGAGTGGGAACGGACCCTATCTCAATCATTCAGTCCAAAAGATGGCCCCCGTCACGCTATCATCCCACCTTGTGCCTCCCATCACTTTCAGATAACTTTACcctccataaaataaaaaatttcactccTTTTCTTCCGCACCTGGATATGCTCCCATGCTAACTACTGTGGCCTCTTCCCCTCCACCGTCGGATTCCAATATCTCCGCACCCCACCCGCAGATCTCGAGGAAGGAATATCCCCGGTTGTGGTGGGGGACACGTGGGTGGAGATGAGTGGCTCAGGAAGCAGTGAAGCATTTATGGGTAATTAGGTTGATGTTCACTTTCAGGTGCCTCTATGCTCCACTCAGGAATAATGATAGGGTGACACCAGCCTTTGAACACTCCACCCCCCCACcccataatatttttaatggccACGTGGCAACTCTGGACTCGAGAGAGggccaaaaataaataaataaaattaaaattaaaaaataaaaagattttttgagACCCTGGAGTCAATGCAGCTTTTCGTGGAAAAAAGGTAACGTCAAATTTTTCTGCCGTTTTCTAACACCATTCAATCAAACGACGTCGTTTATTCTTGTTTGGTATATTATTTTGACGTAAAAGACTATTTTAACCCTAAACTAATGCAATCACGTCATTTCTGGTATGGTAGAATTGGCATTTCATATGGACAATGATATGATATGATTCATGACAAAAAATACATATAGTTCCCAAATGCCAACCgtaaaatgaaatcattttaaaaatagttactttgatttatttgccaaaaaaaaaaaaatagagtgcTTCAGGAGTTGGTTACAAAAAGAGAGAAGTGGTTACTGTCTGAGGTTTTGATTtgacataattaaataaattaaaaataaataaaataaaataaaagtcggTTAGGTAATCGGAGGGATCCGCTCCTCCTGAGTCATGAATTGATGTCTGAGACTATAAAACAAATTGATGTTTTACGAGTCGACGAATTTGGCATACTTATCCCGGAAGAAGTGTGGGTGGGGCGTACGGTAAAGCAATTGCGGCTACAACTCCCAAATATCATACGTATGCAACCATGTCATTTGTAGGAGGGTAGAATTGGTATTTTATATCGATAATGCTATTGCCATGGTAATAGTAGAGTTTTTTTCCATACCATAACGTTTCCTAACggaacatatttaaaatttaaataaattaagggtaaatttaaaatttttaaaaaatctaatacGGGTTGAGAATAGATTTGAGATGGACTATaatatcttaattatttataaaatatatttattttaatatttttttaaaaaaaattaaagaaaaacctGTTTCTATCtcgtataatttttttattatttaaaataaatggaatgaGATTGAAATCGGGAAGAACCGTTTCTAACTGATCGATTACCATCCCTATACattattactaaaaatatataattgcCCCCCATAAAatgaattcatttaaaaaaatggttactttcatttatttaccaaaaatagAGTCACATAAGTCCGTTACGGATTGGGGTTTTGATTTTGACGTgattaaataatcttttaaaaaaataaatgaataaaagctGGTC
This DNA window, taken from Vitis riparia cultivar Riparia Gloire de Montpellier isolate 1030 chromosome 13, EGFV_Vit.rip_1.0, whole genome shotgun sequence, encodes the following:
- the LOC117927990 gene encoding uncharacterized protein LOC117927990 — protein: MENPNEQGSVDDRKIYVSDAVEEYGGEDLENSPSVESAVIGSGGSSSVSPANGGSDGEIGLTERLTDILVEDGDGDLLLQRSNRETRVLQWLQALDLQVMGACRADERLKPLLKLNVSNGVAEDRLLDHLIQHFDAAEVGKLARCLCIPLVSIRVGKIIKQGTLLCPTATRGNLSLTLLPTSEMRIAFIGDDGYTERLSTLSSISQCSAVAIEEIPADNSGRSFLIKIPDCEVLYFWCSEKSKLLGIELLAKMKDLLKRKPSLAELTGISESRLDCFATHLRAYLVGSSMGNARARPSNSPSSSMDTIADPSELGQNAQFLPSLSKPSRSRHNSSQAVKPNSLYQCSLSPRPSSFKEGLPRNLSSLRNAAREKFKRRSESHFSAVDNLPIASCITMDAPSSNSTEKDKLPEVVGTYPFSESDFLESLGKSAAAPLISPSSQIPSSLLAPYYCWCPPRASSLQYTVAPSQLPIIPAESLSLPPLSSLLPASRSSNLLTPTPSLNVSGVPSVDFPAFLPDPLVRLPFSMASSQQIATFTPLMCDPIVHIPVIDVCSSGQGYLVSAGPTISTTIPPLHPKLVNPLIPETESAVEKGARETLRLLINSSSQNNPQLMDVLPAVLTNADEKHSLLVVGSRGLYNGTRDVDAIANSIVGMSLVSLSGRSIGSSVMRSGDLGSQAEHAVGSFESCLDDQEGSYFPELREEKE